The DNA region CGTTAATTTTTTGGGGAACCGGCGATCCGGCTTTTTTGCAGTTTGCCGTTAAAGATAAATCAGCCTATAATTTTTTGCAGGGTTCGACCAAGAAGCTCTTTTTTGCACCGGGCAGATATCAGGGAACATTTTTCGGCGATGGTTGGGCCTGGGATGACTACGATTATTACTATCAACCGGAGATTACCGAAATGCCGATTATGGATAATATGGTTACGTCCACATATTTGTCGCCCCGGCGGATCAATATTCAACCCAAGGTTTTTGCACCTTGCTTTGAAGTAGATTCTACAAAAACCAAGGGTAATTTTCAGGTAACAAGAGCATTTTTAACCAACGATTTCAAATATCCGAATGTTGATGTAAAGCCGGGATATAACCAACAAAATCCTTATAAAACCAGCACGCAAACTACTGTTGAAGTACTTTCTGACACCTTGCATAAAACTGTTGGCGTTGTAAAAATGAAGATTCCGAGCGATGCCAAAACGCTTCCGGGTGCAAAACGCGATTCGGTGTTGAAGCATATGATGTTACCAAGCGACAATTTTATTGCCGAGCATTTACTTTTAGTGTGTTCAAATCAACTGGGCGACACGTTGAGTACAGCTAAGGCCATCCAGCACATTACGAAAACCTATCTTTCTTTTCTGCCCGATAAGGTGAAATGGGTCGATGGTTCTGGTTTGTCTCGCCAGAATTTATTTACGCCGAGGGATAACATTTATCTTCTGGATTCCATTTACCATTTGGTAAACAATCGCGAAAAGCTGTTTGATATGATGCCGGCTGGCGGAAAAACCGGCACGCTTAGAAACGCTTATCCCAAAACCGAAACACCATTTGTGTATGGCAAAACAGGGTCGTTAGGTGGTGTGCATAACCAAAGCGGTTTTGTTTTAACCAAAAAAGGTAAAACTTACATCTTTTCTTTTATGAATAACGGTTTCATCAATCCAACATCAGAGGTAAGGGCAGAAATGGTTCGGATTATGACTTATATTCACAATAATTTTTAGGTTATAGTGAATAACACCGACCTTAAATCGATTGGCCAGCCGTTTTCGAACAAGATCGATCTCGATGGCAAAACCTTTTTATATTTTGGCGGAACGGCTTATTTGGGCATTCCGCAAAATGCCGCTTTTGTTGAGCTGTACGTAAACGGCATCAAGAAGTTTGGCCTCAATAACGGCACCAGCCGAAACAACAACGTTCAGCTGGGCATTTATAATGAGGCAGAAGCTGAGGCCGCAACAAGGTTTGGTGCGGAAGATGCCTTGATTACATCCAGCGGTTACCTGGCTGCACAAATAACTGTTAAAGTATTATCTGCATCGGGAAATGTGGTTTATGCGCCGGGCACGCATCCCGCGTTGTGGCTCGATGAACCACCAACTGTTACGGCCCGCTCGTTTACCGAGTGGACGAATGAAACCGTCGCGTTGATTAATTCATCAAACGAAGAAAACTGGGTGCTCATCAGCAATTCGATGAACAACCTTTTCCCCGAGATTTTCGATTTCGGTTTCGTTGAGCTGATCAACGCAGACAAAAATATTACGCTGATTATTGATGATTCGCACGGAATTGGAATAAACAATAATGGCTTAGGCGCAATGGCCAAAGTACCCAGGAAAAAAAACGTGAATGTAGTAGTGGTCGCATCGATGGCCAAGGCACTCGGTGTAGATGCAGGGATTGTTTTGGGCCCTAAATTGATTATCGATCGGCTTAAGGAAACGAACGTTTTTGTGGGTGCCTCTCCCCCGGCAGCGGCCGGCTTGTACGCCTTTATCAGTGCAGCGCAAATTTATGAACAGGCGCTCGAAAAATTGCAGGAAAATATTTTGCAACTGTGCAGCGCTTTGGGAGAACAGTGGAAATTTGCAAATGGCTTCCCCGCTTTTTTAATTGATGATGCAAAGATTGACCAGGCACTTTTGAAGCAGCAAATACTAATCTCGTCTTTCCCCTACCCCAACAAGGAGAGCGACCCAATTAACCGGATCATTTTGAGCAGTTGGCACACGCGTGACAATATCGATCGGCTAATTGCTGCGCTGAGCTAATACTTCACCCATCGTTTTAACCGTTATACAAGCATCTTAAACCTAAAAAAACATGAAAAAATTAGCCCTATTTCTTTCTTTAAGCTTTCTATTTTCGACAGCGGTTTTTGCCCAGGCCACGCAGGTTTGGATAGTGCGACATGCTGAAAAGGATAAATCGAACCCGCAGGATAATGATCCAAATCTTTCTGAAGAAGGAAGAATCAGAGCGGGCGACCTGGCCCGATATTTAAAGAAGGTTAAGTTTGATGTTGCATTTAGTACGTCGTACAAAAGAACGCACCAAACCTTAGATTCGTTAGTTATTCAAAAGGTTATCGATTATAAGGATGCCAAATCGTTAATTGATTCTATAAAGAAAAACTACGAAGGGAAAACGGTTATTGTTGCAGGTCATTCAAATACTGTTTTGGAGCTGATAGAGGCTTTTGGTGGAAAAAGACCCAAGGAAATGTTAACGGATGATGATTATGATTACATTTTCCATCTATCGGTTAAAGATGACAAAGCCCGGGTAAAGATGGATCAATATGGAAGGCCGCATCATTTATAGTTTTGAGTTAAGAGTGGGGAGCTTGGAGGAAAGGGCATAACAAAATGTTTAAAAGAAACAATAACGAATTATCGAACAAAAAATAAAGGAAAGTCGCTTTGGAGTTCTAGTTTCTTTAAGCTACCAACCTAATGAACCATTGAACTATATTAAAGTTTTTCAAAAGGAATATCCATTAAGTTGTAATTCTGCCAGCCTGCAAAATCGTAATGCCACCATTCGTTATCCAGCACGTTCATTTTGTACTTTTTCATCGTGGCAATTAAAAATTCGCGGTTCTTTCTTACGTCGGCAGTAACGGGCTCGTAATTTGCCGCAGCAGCAGCCGAGAAACTGTCGTATGCTGTTGCCATCGCAACCTCTTTGCCTGTTTTTAAATTCACAAGCGTTAAATCTACCGCACAACCGCGATTGTGCTTTGAGCCTTTTGCGGGGTTAGCTACAAAATTTTTATCGCTTGCTTTCTGATAAAAAGCAACTGTAATGGCATAAGGACGATAACCATCGAAAATCTTCAATCCATACCCTTTCTTATTTAGCTCCTTTTGCACTTTCTTTAGCGCTTCTACCACAGGTTTGCGAGCGAAGGCTCTGGCCTGCCCGTACATTACCTGTTTCATAAAATTGTTTTTTGTGGCGTAACGAATATCCAGCTTAATGTTGGGGATGGCTTTCTTTATTTCGACCAATTCATTATTCGGATTTGCTTTCACGGCGCCCTGGTATTGGCTGTACGAACTAATTACAAGGAGCTTTTTTGCCGGGCTGGTTTGGGCTGTAGCAACGGATGAAAGAAATAAAAAAAACAGGATGAAGTTAATTTTCATAGTGAAGGGTTAAGGAGCTGTTGCTAAGAAGATAATTTTTAGTTTCGTGCACCTATAAATTATCGTACCGGTTGTCACCCTGAGCGGAGTCGAAGGGCTGTTAAATTAGGCTTCGACTCCGCTCAGCCTGACAGAACAGATGAACTTATCGAATCTGCCAGATAATCAGGATATTCTATTGAAATATTTTATGCCATTTTTAATATCCTAGTGTTGTGTCAAACATAATTTTTCATTTAGTTGTCACCCTGAGCGTAGTCGAAGGGGTTGTTAAATTGGACTTCGACTACGCTCAGCCTGACATAACAGATGAACTTATCGAATCTGCCTGATATCAGGATATTCTATTGAAATATTTTATGCCATTTTTAATATCCTAGTGTTGTCAAACATAATTTTTCATTTAGTTGTCACCCTGAGCGTAGTCGAAGAGGTTGTTAAATTGGACTTCGACTACGCTCAGCCTGACAGAACAGATGAACCTATCGAATCTGCCAGATAATCAGGACATCCTATTGAATATTTTGTGCCATTTTTAAAGCTTCAACATCCTAGTGTTGTGTCAAACATAAACCATCATTTAGTTGTCACCCTGAGCGTAGTCGAAGGGCTGTTAAATTAGGCTTCGACTCCGCTCAGCCTGACAGAACAGATGAACTTATCGAATCTGCCTGATAATCAGGATATTCTATTGAAATAATTTGTGCCATTTTTAATGCTTTAATATTTCTACTGTTGTGTCACGCATAAACTGTTTTATCGATTGTCACCCTGAGCGGAGTCGAAGGGCTGTTAAATTGGCTTCGACTCCGCTCAGCCTGACAGATGTACTTTTGAAACGTCAACGTAACTTTTCCAACAATGGTTTGCAAAAACCTTTCGACCTAACCTTATTTTCTTACTGATTAGCCACCACCAACAGCTCCAAATCTTTAAAAGGCAGGTTAAACATATCGGCCAGGTCTTTATTGGTGCAATTGCCCTGGTAAATATACAAGGCTTCTCTAATACCTGGTGTATTCCAAATCATGTTTACCAAACCTCCGTACTCGCCAATATCTAATAAAATCGGGGCAAAGATATTTGTTAACGCATAGGAGGCGGTTCTTGGAACCCGCGAAGCGATATTCGGCACACAGTAATGAATTACATCGTACTTCCTAAAAATCGGGTTGGTATGGTTTGTTACCTCGGAGGTTTCGAAACATCCACCCTGATCAATACTTACATCAATGAGCACGGAGTGTGGCTTCATTTTGGCAACCGTTTCTTCCATCACTATGCAAGGGCTTCGACCATGACTGGCACGGATGGCCCCGATAACAACATCGCAGGTTAAAATGGCCTTGTTTAAAACAATCGGCTGCATTACTGATGTAAAAACCCTGCTGCCCAGGTTATTTTGCAGTCTTCGCAAGCGGTAGATTGAGCTATCAAAAACCTTTACTTCGGCACCAAGCGCCAAAGCTGTTCTTGCGGCGTACTCGCCTACGGTTCCGGCGCCCAAAATAACGATCTCCGTTGGTGGCACTCCTGTAAAACCACCGAGCATTAATCCTTTGCCACCAGTTACGTTACTTAAGTATTCGGCAGCTATTAAAATTGAGGTTGAGCCAACAATTTCGCTCATTGCCCTAACCACGCTTAATATATTTCCCTCATCGCGAAGATTTTCGAAACATAAGGCATTGATTTTTCTTTGCATTAAAGCCTTTAAATAATCGGGCTTTAATGTTCCGGTTTGTAACGACGAGATTAGCGTTTGCCCTTTATGCATCAACTCAATCTCTTCCAACATTGGTGGCGCAATCTTTACCAATATGTCAGCATCGAAAACCTCTTTCTTGTCGTAAGCAATTTTTGCCCCTTGCTCGGCATATTCTGAGTCAGAAAAATTGGCGCCGGTTCCTGCGCCGGTTTCCAAAATTACATTGTGCCCGTTATTAACCAATAAGGCAACAGACAAAGGCGTAAGCGCAATTCTGTTCTCCTGAAATGAAATCTCTTTCGGTATCCCGATGTTAAGGCTGTTTTTTCTGCTTTTGGTTTCTAGTCTCGCCGTTTGCGTTTGCAATAAACCCTGGCGAGCGATATCGGCCATTCCTTCGCGTATTCCTGTAGCCATGCTGCTTAAAAATGTATTTGTTTTAGGTTGTTCAATGTACGGAAATTCTATTAATTAATTGCCAGATTTATAACAATTTACGTTTCTTATCACGATTCGCTCCATTAAACCGCAACAAGATCCAACTGCTTAACTTTGCGCTACACTAGTCGGATTTACGCTTTACAACTGTTCATTAGCCGCTCTCTTATATCTTCTCGAAAGTAAACCGCCTGGTGCTTTCGTCGATAACCTTAATATCGACCCTTATAAAATGTTCTGGCAATAATTCGGCCACTCTTTCTGGCCATTCAATTAAACAAACCGCACCACCGTAAAAATACTCTTCGTAGCCCAGATCAAACGCTTCCTGAATTTGCTTTATGCGATAAAAATCGAAATGGTAAACCAACCCACCCGAACCTTGATATTCGTTAACGATAGAATACGTTGGGCTCGATACGACATCTTCTATGCCTAAAACCCTGCAAAACGCCTTTATAAAAGTGGTTTTACCTGCGCCCATTTCACCGTTAAAAACAAATATTTTTTCGCCTTCCGAAAATGCTAAAAGCTGTTCTGCAGTTTGGGGCAAATCTGTTAAACCGTTAACTGTGATCTCCATCGTATTGTTGATTTTTGAATGAGTGAGTTAGAGAATGAGTAAGTGAATTGGAGAATGAGTTAATTTTGGATTAATTAATGGGATGCAAAAAACTTCAACCCGGCAATTGATCCGATTAAGGTGCAAATAAAAAAGATGCGCCAAAAAGTGGCCGGCTCGTTAAAATATACAATCCCTATAATTACCGTTCCCACTGCGCCAATTCCCGTCCAAACGGCGTAGGCGGTACCCATGGGCAATGTTTGTGCCGCTTTGTTCAATAGTACGAAACTCAGGGTTATGCAAATAAAAAACGCAACGCTCCACTTGATATTGGTGAAGTTGTTCGATAGTTTTAAACACGTGGTAAAACCAACCTCAAAAAGACCTGCAATAATTAAAATGATCCAATTCATATTGCAAAAGTAGAATGTTTTTAGAGAAATAACCAAAATGCACTGGGCAATAGGCAATGATCAATTATGCAAACGCTAATTCTTTTACTCTGCTGGTTTTATTTTTGTTATCGACAATTGGTCATTCTTCTATTTGACAATTGAAATTGGTTATTGCTTTCTCCACTTGGTGCTTGATTATTGGTTTTTCGTTATTTTCTTCAACTGGCTGTAACCTCATTTAAAATCATGTTGTCATAACACACAATAAGTAATTCAAAAAGAAAAATTAAAACATAAAATTATGCCAGGTGTATTAGTTCCAATCTCACTTTTTTTAGGTGCATTTGCGATGATCTTCGGAATCCGCTATTTATCAAACAAAGAAAAAATGGCCATGATAGAACGGGGCATCGATCCCGGGGTATTTAAGGCCACGCCGAAACCGTTTTTAAGCTTAAAATTCGGCCTGCTTTTGGTTGGCCTGGGCTTAGGCTTATTGGTGGCGTTGTTTACCGTTCGTGGCATTTTCGGCAGCGACATGTCGCATACCGAAGAAACACAATCGGTAGCTATTTACTTCGGTTGCCTCGGAATTTTTGGCGGCCTCGGCCTAATCGTTTCTTATGTGATTGAGAAAAAATGGTTAGATCAGGAAGGCCTAAAACGTTAAATCCGATTTCGACTTGTCACGTCGAGCATTTGCAACTAACTGTTTTGTGAGCCTCTACACGAACGGTCGTCCAGCTGATCGGATAGCTATCGGATTTATTTCAGCATCTTTCATGCTATAAAGACCCAGATCCCGTACGTACGGGACAGGGTGACGGGCGTAGTTAGCCAAATGCCTAAAACAGTTCTCAAATTATTAATGTTATGCCATATTGCTTTCTCCGCCAAAAAATTAAAACTACCATTGACGTTTTACGTAAATACCATAAAAATCGTCCTTTCAACCGAAGTGCTCCATAGGAGCTCCGTTGGAGGAGAAATCTTTGAACCTTGTGTAGAGATTTCTCGGCTGCGCTCGAAATGACGACCCTTCTTAGGGGCATTCTTCTAAAAAAGGACGTCACTCGTATTGCTTTTTCCGCCAAAAAATTAAAACCCAGGAAGACCACTCTCTATTTATGAAACAGCCTTTTATTTGTCGTTGTAAATGATATTGCCACCTTGCTTAATTACATAGCCACCGTTGTCAGTAACTTCGAAGTCGTCGTTTTTCCAGATGTTCTTATCGGGCGATGTGCGGTCGAGTATTAAACTCTCCTTTTTATCGGGCATAAACAATTCAGCCTGGCTCTGATCTGCGTTAAACAATAAAAATGCGGCAGAACGATAAGTTCCATGGTTATCCACAGGCATCAATTTGATTTCATCGAAAGCCCGAATGCAGTCGTTCTTTAGCACCGACCAGGTGTAGCCTGCTGAACCAATGCAACCGTGCTCATCCTGGTCGGCCCCGGTTTTCACGGCATTTGATGTAGTGTCTTTTTCGCCGAGGCCCTTGTTCTCGTCGGTTTTTGGTGCGTTACATGCAATGGCGAACATTGCACATAAAATTAATAGCTTTTTCATCTTTAAATTATAAAGTTAACGGATTGACTATTAATAGGGATGGGCAAAAATATAGATTTATTTTGGTTTGTTTATAATAGCAACCGTCAATCGACTGATGCAATTCATCTTGCCGCGTTCATCATAAATTTTAATGTCCCAGATATGGGTTTTCGCTCCCCGATGTACAATGGTGCACACGCCTTTTACGAGGCCGCTTTTTACCGGGCGCAAATGGTTTGCATTTACTTCTAAGCCAACAGCCATATATTTGTCGGGGTCGATACACATATACGAGGCTATGCTACCCAACGTTTCTGCTAAAACAACTGAGGCGCCGCCATGCAAAATACCCGCTGGTTGATGCGTTCGCTCGTCAACCGGCATTGTTCCGCTGATAAAATCGTCGCCAATTTCGGTAAACTCAATGCCCAGCAAGCTCCCGATATGGTTTTTAGGCCGATTATTTAAGTCCTCAACGCTAAATTCTTTAAACCACATGGTAACGCTCCTTTAATATAAATACATGGTGGATAATGTGGCCGGCTATAATATACAGGATAGATTTTACATTGATTTCCCTGCCGGATGCGATTCCTTTTCTGTTCAGTTCTGCTTCGTTAAACGAGCGAAACAGAAACAGGTTAGCCTTACGGAGTGCGATAAATTCTTCAATTAAATCTTCTAAATCACGTTCGGCAAACCGGGCATTGACTACATAGTCATCTTCATCAAATCCGGGTAGCGCCTGTGTTTCATTTCTTGCAAAGCAGGTCATTCGATAAACCAGTATCCGCTCGGTATCGATAATGTGGCCTAACATTTCTTTCAAGGTCCATTTGCCTTCCGCATAAGCATAATCTGCTTTATCGCTGTTCGCCCTAAACAATGTGGAGATGGTATCGATCTGCTCGTTCAGGATTTCGAAAATCTCCCTGTCAACTTTGCTGATGTAAGGTTCGCCCCAAATGGGGTATTCGTTAGGCTGTGGTCGGTTCATATCTTAAACTGCTTTTTAAAATAATGCGGAAAGTTGTCCCCTTTCCTACTTCCGAATCTTTTACAAAAATCTCACCGCTGTGATAGTTTTCTACAATTCGTTTGGTAAGCGACAGGCCGAGGCCCCATCCACGTTTTCTGGTGGTATATCCGGGCTGAAAAACAGCATCGAACTTCGATCGCGGAATTCCCCTTCCGGTATCGGTTATATCAATAAACACCTGTTCTTTGGCCAGGTTTTCGATAATATTTATTGTAATAGTGCCCTCATTTTCGATGGCGTTTGCTGCATTTTTCAGTAAATTCTCTATTACCCAATCAAACAACGGGATATTTAACATGGCCCTCACCTGCTCATCGCCATTGATAAAAAATCGAACTTTATCGGAAGTACGTACCTTAAAGTATCTGATAAAATCGCTGATTACGATATAAACCGTGTGATCTTCCAAAATAGGTTTCGACCCGATTTTAGAGAAACGATCGGTAATGATCTCAAGCCGCTTGATGTCGTTTTCCATTTCGGCGATTAGCGGGTCATCTTCGGCATCAAATTTCGATTTCATCAGCTCTACCCAGGCCATAAGCGATGATATGGGCGTACCGAGCTGGTGAGCGGTTTCTTTTGCCAAACCCACCCAAACATGATCTTGCTCATCTCGGCGGGCCGAACTAAAAGCCGCATATGCCGTTAACAAAAACAGAAAAATTACCCCCATTTGTATGTATGGGAAATAACGAAGCTGTGTTAAAATAAAAGAGTCTTTATAATACGCTTTAAACTTGCTTCCCAAAACATTCATTTCCAATGGTGGATGCTGCTTTTTCATAATCCGCAATTGGCGGACAAAGTAGAGGCTATCGTAAACCAGTTTAGAATCGGTATCAACCGTTGGGTAATTCGTCTTGGTGCTATCGAGCCCGAAAAAAGAACTTATTATCCCTGTAGAATCGACCATGATAACGGGCACCTTGGTGTTTTTGCGTACGGTTTCAACAATGGTGGCAAAATTATCATTGTCCATCAAAAACATCGATCTTTCTTGTATCCGAACCCAAAGCTGGAACTGAACGGCTTCCTCACGTTCCATTTTTTTTACAAAAGAATCGGTATAAAACACTGAAGCTATGCCAATTAAAATGGCAAAAATGAGAAGGAAGAACTTCCAGCGGCGTTTCTTTTGATAAGGGTTCATGCTTTGGGTAGCCAAATTACAATAACAAAACGAAAAAAAGATAAAACGATTATGCTTTTTAAAAAAACGAGGCCGGCCAGTGGTTTCGAAAGGGTACCGATGAAACAATATAAAAACAGATGAAAAATATATCTTTGTACCGAGCATAGTGCACAGCGCTTAGAGCATGGATTGCACCATACCCTTTGCCTTTAACTCCCTGCTCTTTGCTTAATCATGGATAAAAAAGTTAGAGTTAGATTTGCCCCAAGCCCAACCGGAGGCCTCCATTTAGGTGGTGTTCGTACGGCTTTGTTTAATTATCTGTTTGCCAAAAAAAATAACGGAACGTTTGTACTTCGGGTAGAAGATACCGATCAAACCCGTTTTGTAGCTGGCGCAGAAGAGTATATTGTTGATTGCCTGAACTGGTGCGGCATAACGCCCGATGAAAGCCCAAACAACCCTGGCGCCTATGGCCCGTATCGCCAAAGCGAGCGCAAACCAAGCTATAGAAAGTTTGCCGAACAGCTGATAAGCGATGGTTATGCGTATTATGCTTTTGATACGCCTGCAGAACTGGAAGCAAAAAGAAAGGAAGTTCCCAACTTTCAGTACGGTCAGGCCACACGCATGCAGATGCGCAATTCGTTAACCCTAACCATTAGCGAGGTTGAAGATTTATTGGCCTCAAAAACGCCTCATGTCATCCGGATTAAAGTGCCCGAAGATGAAATTGTTCATTTTAACGATGCCATTCGCGGCGACGTCAGTTTCGAAACGTCGCTCGTTGATGATAAAGTGCTGTTAAAGGCCGATGGGATGCCAACTTATCACCTTGCGGTAGTAGTTGACGATAAAGCGATGGAAATTTCTCATGCCTTTCGCGGCGAAGAATGGTTGCCCTCTGCACCCGTTCATATCTTATTGTGGAAATACCTGGGCTGGGAAACGGAAATGCCTCAATGGGCGCACCTGCCTTTGATTTTGAAACCAGATGGACACGGAAAATTGAGCAAACGCGATGGCGATCGTTTAGGCTTTCCGGTTTATGCCATGAATTGGACGGATCCTAAAACGGGCGACCTGACAAACGGCTTTAAGGAAATGGGTTTTATGCCCGAGGCGTTTATTAACATGCTGGCGCTTTTAGGTTGGAACGATGGTACCGACAAAGAATTATTCTCGTTGGATGAACTGGAACAGGCGTTTTCTATAGAAAGAATAAGCAAGGCCGGAGCAAAATTCGATTTTGAAAAGGCAAAATGGTACAACCACGAGTGGATTAAACAGTCGCCAGTTAGCAGTTTGGCATCGCCAGTTAAAAATGAGTTGCAAAAAGCCGGAATTGAAGTGAGCGATGATAAATATTTGGCTACGGTTATCGATTTAATTAAAGATCGCTGCACCTTATTGCCCGATTTTGTAGCGCAAAGCAGTTATTTTTTTGCTTCGCCAAACGATTACGATGTGAACTCGGTTAAACCAAAATGGACTGGCGAGAAAGCCGCATTCTTCAATAGCTTTGCCGATGGGTTGAGTTTAACCGATGCAGTAAGTGCAGAAACGGCCTTTAAGGCTTTGGCCGACGAAAAAGGCTTTAAACCCGGCGAACTGATGTTGCCTTTCCGTATTATGCTGGTTGGCGGCAAATTTGGCCCGGGCGTTTTTGATATTGCTGTTTTGTTGGGCGAGGAAGAAACAAAAGCACGAATAACTAAAGCTGTAGCTGTGTTTAACGACTAAATAAATCAAAATACAAAGTACGAGAAGCTCCAGAGATGAAGTTCTCTGGAGCTTTTGTTTATTAAGTCTTCATTCCCGCGCAGGCGAGAATCCAATGTCGTTTAATTAAAGAAAAAACAAAAACATTGTCACCCTGACCGCCCGCCTAATGTCATTTAGTTAAGGAAAAAACAAAAAACACTGTCACCCCGTCTGATTCGAAGGGCGCCAAGTTGGTGCAAGGTCTTGCTTACCCGTATCTCAAAGCGAAGTGGACGCGTCCTTTCCAATGGTCGTCATTCTCGCGCAGGCGGGAATCCTAATGGCTAAGCTCATTTAAGTGGCGGTTTTTAGCGGAGGTTTTTCATCTTATTAACCTCGGTTCGATAATTATTACATTAAAAGCCTTTAACCGTATTACTTGCCATGCCGTCATGCCGGGCGGCCATACTATAAAGATGCTGAAATAAATTCAGGATGACGGCCGTTCATGTTGAACAGCCGATGAAGTGCAAAAAGAGGATTTTTTTGTTGAATTCAGATTATTAGGAAATGAGCGGGTGTTGCCCTGTAGCGGCCGTTTGGCCCCGTGCTCCCTACAATCTTTTTGTCAACGTGAGCAAGAAAACGTGAGCAACTGCACCAAAAAGTATTTTCGTACGCCCGGGTTTAAGTAGAAAGGTTGACAACCAATGACAGCTTCGCTACAAAGTAGCCCCTTTGGGGCAATGACGAATGGCTACATTTGATTAGGTTAACTTTTTCATCCAAACTCTGATTTGGCGCAAGCGTGTCGCGTGTAGCTGTCTCAAACTCGGCTAAGCGTTCGGCTTTTAGTAATTGATTAACCGAGGTTCTTAAGCCTGATT from Pedobacter endophyticus includes:
- a CDS encoding D-alanyl-D-alanine carboxypeptidase; this encodes MFRFKSYALLFLCFTCLTVLISGCSTDKMIAKKVAKEFKNSEVIKQYQVGFALYNMDEKKMIFQKDAEKYFTPASNTKLYTFFASLQMLPEQMPALRYVERGDSLIFWGTGDPAFLQFAVKDKSAYNFLQGSTKKLFFAPGRYQGTFFGDGWAWDDYDYYYQPEITEMPIMDNMVTSTYLSPRRINIQPKVFAPCFEVDSTKTKGNFQVTRAFLTNDFKYPNVDVKPGYNQQNPYKTSTQTTVEVLSDTLHKTVGVVKMKIPSDAKTLPGAKRDSVLKHMMLPSDNFIAEHLLLVCSNQLGDTLSTAKAIQHITKTYLSFLPDKVKWVDGSGLSRQNLFTPRDNIYLLDSIYHLVNNREKLFDMMPAGGKTGTLRNAYPKTETPFVYGKTGSLGGVHNQSGFVLTKKGKTYIFSFMNNGFINPTSEVRAEMVRIMTYIHNNF
- a CDS encoding aminotransferase class I/II-fold pyridoxal phosphate-dependent enzyme encodes the protein MNNTDLKSIGQPFSNKIDLDGKTFLYFGGTAYLGIPQNAAFVELYVNGIKKFGLNNGTSRNNNVQLGIYNEAEAEAATRFGAEDALITSSGYLAAQITVKVLSASGNVVYAPGTHPALWLDEPPTVTARSFTEWTNETVALINSSNEENWVLISNSMNNLFPEIFDFGFVELINADKNITLIIDDSHGIGINNNGLGAMAKVPRKKNVNVVVVASMAKALGVDAGIVLGPKLIIDRLKETNVFVGASPPAAAGLYAFISAAQIYEQALEKLQENILQLCSALGEQWKFANGFPAFLIDDAKIDQALLKQQILISSFPYPNKESDPINRIILSSWHTRDNIDRLIAALS
- a CDS encoding SixA phosphatase family protein gives rise to the protein MKKLALFLSLSFLFSTAVFAQATQVWIVRHAEKDKSNPQDNDPNLSEEGRIRAGDLARYLKKVKFDVAFSTSYKRTHQTLDSLVIQKVIDYKDAKSLIDSIKKNYEGKTVIVAGHSNTVLELIEAFGGKRPKEMLTDDDYDYIFHLSVKDDKARVKMDQYGRPHHL
- a CDS encoding M15 family metallopeptidase, producing MKINFILFFLFLSSVATAQTSPAKKLLVISSYSQYQGAVKANPNNELVEIKKAIPNIKLDIRYATKNNFMKQVMYGQARAFARKPVVEALKKVQKELNKKGYGLKIFDGYRPYAITVAFYQKASDKNFVANPAKGSKHNRGCAVDLTLVNLKTGKEVAMATAYDSFSAAAAANYEPVTADVRKNREFLIATMKKYKMNVLDNEWWHYDFAGWQNYNLMDIPFEKL
- a CDS encoding alanine dehydrogenase, giving the protein MATGIREGMADIARQGLLQTQTARLETKSRKNSLNIGIPKEISFQENRIALTPLSVALLVNNGHNVILETGAGTGANFSDSEYAEQGAKIAYDKKEVFDADILVKIAPPMLEEIELMHKGQTLISSLQTGTLKPDYLKALMQRKINALCFENLRDEGNILSVVRAMSEIVGSTSILIAAEYLSNVTGGKGLMLGGFTGVPPTEIVILGAGTVGEYAARTALALGAEVKVFDSSIYRLRRLQNNLGSRVFTSVMQPIVLNKAILTCDVVIGAIRASHGRSPCIVMEETVAKMKPHSVLIDVSIDQGGCFETSEVTNHTNPIFRKYDVIHYCVPNIASRVPRTASYALTNIFAPILLDIGEYGGLVNMIWNTPGIREALYIYQGNCTNKDLADMFNLPFKDLELLVVANQ
- the tsaE gene encoding tRNA (adenosine(37)-N6)-threonylcarbamoyltransferase complex ATPase subunit type 1 TsaE → MEITVNGLTDLPQTAEQLLAFSEGEKIFVFNGEMGAGKTTFIKAFCRVLGIEDVVSSPTYSIVNEYQGSGGLVYHFDFYRIKQIQEAFDLGYEEYFYGGAVCLIEWPERVAELLPEHFIRVDIKVIDESTRRFTFEKI
- a CDS encoding DMT family transporter — translated: MNWIILIIAGLFEVGFTTCLKLSNNFTNIKWSVAFFICITLSFVLLNKAAQTLPMGTAYAVWTGIGAVGTVIIGIVYFNEPATFWRIFFICTLIGSIAGLKFFASH
- a CDS encoding DUF6249 domain-containing protein, with the protein product MPGVLVPISLFLGAFAMIFGIRYLSNKEKMAMIERGIDPGVFKATPKPFLSLKFGLLLVGLGLGLLVALFTVRGIFGSDMSHTEETQSVAIYFGCLGIFGGLGLIVSYVIEKKWLDQEGLKR
- a CDS encoding hotdog fold thioesterase; this translates as MWFKEFSVEDLNNRPKNHIGSLLGIEFTEIGDDFISGTMPVDERTHQPAGILHGGASVVLAETLGSIASYMCIDPDKYMAVGLEVNANHLRPVKSGLVKGVCTIVHRGAKTHIWDIKIYDERGKMNCISRLTVAIINKPK
- a CDS encoding DinB family protein; this translates as MNRPQPNEYPIWGEPYISKVDREIFEILNEQIDTISTLFRANSDKADYAYAEGKWTLKEMLGHIIDTERILVYRMTCFARNETQALPGFDEDDYVVNARFAERDLEDLIEEFIALRKANLFLFRSFNEAELNRKGIASGREINVKSILYIIAGHIIHHVFILKERYHVV